The genomic interval CCAGTTCGGCCAGCGACACGCGCCACACCGACGAGAACGATGCTTCCTGCTCCTGCTCCAGCGTGATCACGACCGGATCCAACGTGTAGGTCCGGATCGTGTCGGTGACCGGCTGCGCACCGGCCGGGCCGACCAGCAGCCAGAGTGCCCAGAACCGCTTCCAGTGCCGCATAACCCGCGCCCTTCAGGGCGCCGGTTGTTCGACTTCAGGAAAGTTGCGTGGCCAGATACCGCACCACCTGCAGCGGTGGGACGGCCTGCTCGTTCACCTGACGGGCATACTGCGGCGGCACCACATAGAAGAAGAACCGGGGCCCACTCGACGTGTAAGCCCGCGCCAGCAACGCCGGATTCACCCGCTGCGCGACCGCCCAGGCCACGTCCGCATACTGCTGCAGCAGTGCTTCATGACGCGCCGTAATGGCGCCCAGCGTGCGGTTGGCCCGACGATAATCGCCGGGATGGGCCGCCACCTGCTCTTTCCAGTGCTCGAACTCCAGCACAGCCCGCTGGTGCGCCTCCAGAATGGCCTCGTACTGCGCCACATAGGGTGCCAGCGTTTCGTCGCGGCGGGCCAGCAACCGCAACGCCTCCAGCTCGGCCAGCGCCTGCTCAAGGTCCTGCGCGACCTGCTCACTGGCCGCCTCGATCTGCATCAGCGTGAGCGCCACACCGCCCGGATAGCCGTAAAACCGGCACCCGGCCACGCTCACCAGCACCACAAGCAGTCCGATAAGTCCGGGGTATCGTTTCATCGCCAGCAAACGATTTTGGTACAACGCCGTCTTCTCAGGCTGGAAATTTCCCAAAAAGACAGGTTAAAAGAAAAACGCGGCCGCCGTTTTGCCGAACTTTTCGCACGCCTCGTTCAGCTGCCCAGTGCAAAGCCTGCCTCGGGCCGCTCGGTCCCCTCGGCATTACGCGCCAGCCACTGGCGAAGCTGTTCGGCATCTTTTCCCTTGAGCCGGAGCGTGTAAAGCTCCGCGTTTTCCCTGCCCGGGATCGCAAAGGTTATTTCCAGCCCACCTTTATCTTCGCGGAAAAAGAGCACCCGCTCGACGTTGATCGTGTAAGCACCGGCCCGTACCAGCAGCATGACGTTCTCCGATTAGATGATCGTTCCGTCTTCGATCCGGGCATTTTTGGGCAGCACGACGATGCCGTCCCGGATGTAAAAGTTCGGCCCCTCGCCTTCCTGCACCTGATCCCGGTTTTTAATCACACAGCGCCGCCCGATACTGACGTTCTTGTCGATAATGGCCCCCTCGACGTACGATTCCTCGCCGATGCCCGGATTGTCCGGCCCCTCGACCGGGTCGCGCAGGCTCGGATCGTGCCATGGATAGTAGTCGGCGCCCATCATCACCACGTTTTTGACCGTGGCGTTTTCGCGGATGACCGATCGGATGCCGATCACGGAGTTGACGATCTGGCTGTTGATGATCACGCTGCCCTCCGCGATGATCGAGTCCTGCACGAACGAACTCTGCACCTTGGCCGGCGGGAGCATCCGGGCGTTCGTGTAAATGGGCATCTGCGGATTGTACATGTCGAACGGTGGATGTCGCTGCGCCAGCATCAGATTCGCTTCGTAGAACGAACGAATCGTTCCGATATCGCTCCAGTAGCCTGTGAAGGGATAGCTGACCACCCGGCACTGGCGAATCGCTTTGGGAATGATCTGCTTGCCGAAGTCGTGATCCATTGGATTTTCCTCCAGCAGCCGGCGCAGCACGTCTCTGTTGAACACGTAGATGCCCATCGAGGCCAGATAAATGCGCCCCTGGGCTTCCATCTCGGGCGAAACCGGACTTTCCTTACCGGCCAGTTCGTGCAGCGGGGGTTTCTCGTAGAACTCGGTGATGACACCTTCTTCGTCGGTCTTCAGAATGCCAAAGGCCGGGGCCTCCTCGGCACGCACCGGAATCGTTGCAATGGTGATGTCCGCCCGTTTGGCCCGATGATGCGCCAGTAGAATCCGGTAATCCATCAGATAGAGCTGATCGCCCGAGAGAATCAGCACGTAGTCGTGGCGGAAGACGCCGATGTGCGCCATGCTGCGCCGCACGGCGTCGGCCGTCCCCTGAAACCACTCGCGCGACGAAGGGGTCTGCTCGGCCGCCAGGATGGACACGAACCCGGTGCGGAACCGATCGAAGCGGTAGGTCTGGGCAATGTGCCGGTTGAGGCTGGCCGAGTTGAACTGCGTCAGCACGAAGATCCGGTTGATGCCCGAGTTGATACAGTTGGAAATCGGAATGTCGATCAACCGATATTTGCCGGCCAGCGGAACAGCCGGCTTCGAACGCTTGAGCGTCAGCGGAAACAGCCGCGTACCGGCCCCGCCGCCGAGAATGACTGCAATGGTGCGGTCGTTGATGCGGAGCGCTTCCAGATCCAGTTCCGTTGCCAGTTGAACCTGTTCCATAACGCCTGGGCTGTGGTTTGGGGAGGGTAGGTTACGAAGTTACCGGCACCAGCGTCCGGTACAGTTCCAGATATTCCTGCGCCGAACGATCCCAGGACCAGTCGCGCTGCATGCCGTTGCGCTGCAGCACGCGCCACTGGTCGGGGCGGTAATAGACGGTAAGCGCCCGGCGGATGGCCTGATGAAAGGCGCGGGGCGTGAACGTCTCGAAGCGAAAGCCCGTGCCCTGCTGCGTGTGCGGATCCCAGGGCTCGACCGTATCCCGCAGGCCGCCTACGGCGTGCACGATCGGGACAGTGCCGTACGTCATGGCGTACATCTGATTGAGCCCACAGGGTTCCACCCGCGAGGGCATTAGCAGTATGTCACCCGCTGCATAGAGCTGGTGTGCCAGCGTGTTGTTGAACTCAAACCGCAGCACCAGTCGGGGAAAACCTCCGGGCCGCACGATCCGACAGCGCAGGTCTTCCAGTGCCGCCTGGTAGGCGGGCATGCCGGTGCCCAGCACCACCACCGATACATCGATCTGGTGCGTCAGCAGCTGTTCCAGTCCGGCCGCCAGCAGATCGACCCCCTTCTCCTGCATGAGCCGACCGATGAACACCAGCAGGGGCCGATCGGGCCGGAGTCCCAGCGATTCGCACAGCGCTTTTTTGTTCTTTTCCTTACCGGAAAGATCCTCCACCGAGTAGTTCGCAAAAATGAGCGGATCGGTGGCCGGATTCCAGACGTCGGGATCGATGCCGTTGAGAATGCCCCGCATTTTGTGCGCCACGCGCTGAAAGACTTCCTGCAGCCCGGCGGCGATATCTTCACGCTCCTGCAGTTCGCGCGCGTAACCCGGACTCACCGTGGTCACGGCATCGGCCCAGAGCAGTCCGGCCTTCATGGCGTTGAGCTGGCCCCGGTGCTGCAGGTCCTCGGGCCGCGCCACCGGCACGCCAATCTCCTCCCACACCTGCCAGTCGTAACGCCCCTGATGCTCGGCATTGTGCACGGTGAACACGATCGGAAGCTCGGCCAGCTCGCGATAGGCCGGATCTTCGCGCAGCCAGACCGGCAGCAGCGCCGTATGATGATCGTGCAGATGGAGTAGATCGGGACGGAGCACGCCCTCCTTCAAAACTGCCAGCACGCCCCGCTGAAACACGAAAAAGCGATCGGCCTGATCGGGAAAATCCAGCCCGGTGGCCGGATCCTGGTACACGCCGGGTCGCCCGAAGTGGACCGGCTCCTCCAGCAGATACACGGGAAATCCGAGCACTTCGGCATCCTGCCGCCAGAGCCGGTAGGACAGGGTGCGGTCCCGATAGGTGAACGCCCCTTCGTGAATCAGGCGCAGCGCGTCTTCCTGCAGCTGCGCATCGCCAAAGCGGGGCATGAGCACCGCTGCTTCAATGCCGGCCCGGCGCAGAAACTTGGGCAACGCCCCCAGCACGTCGCCCAGACCGCCTACCTTGGCAATCGGTGCGCACTCGAACGCTACATGCAGTACGTACATACCAACCGGATTGTATTGTCACAGGGTAAAGATAAATCGCACGGGCACGTTCTCGAAGCCCCGAATACAAAAACTTTGTTACGGCGCTGAAACCGGCCATGCGCCCTCGGGTACATGCCAGGGATCCGGCACGCAATGCGCATGGACGAACGAACGCACACGGCTTCGCTCCGGCAGCGACTGGCCCGCACGCGGCGGCGCCTGGTGGCGGCCCGTCTGCTCCAGGGTGGTCTACAGGCCCTCGGCCTGCTGTCGCTACTCTGGGGGATTGCCGCCCTGCTGGAAGCGCTGCTTTGGCTCCCCACCGGATGGCGCACCGGACTGTTCTGGGCGCTGGTAGCCGGCTCGCTGGGCCTGCTGGGCTGGACCGTCGGCCGTCCGCTGCTGGCGTTGCGTCGCCTGAGCGACGAGCACCTGGCCCGCCAGATCGGCCGCTATTTCCCGGAGATCGCCGATCGTCTGATCGACCTGCTGCAGCTCGAAACGGGCCGACGGAGCCCGGCCCCGGAGACGCTGCTGGCCCGCGCCCGCGAGCAACTGGCCCGGCAGATCGCGCCGGTCCCCTTCGAGCAGATGGTCTCGCTGCGTCCTTCGCCCCGGCTGCTCTCACTGACGCTGGTCCCGCTGCTGCTGGTGGGCACGCTCTGGCTGCTGGCGCCCGGTGCCTTCCGCGGCGCTTTCGCCCGCCTGCTGGCGCCGGGCCGCACGTTCGAGCGGCCGTTGCCTTTCACGCTGAACGTCACCCCGGGCGACACCGAACTGGCCCGTGGCGATACGCTGCACCTCACGGTATCGCTCCGCGGCACAGCATGGCCCGAGCAGCTCACGCTCCGGCTCCGCTATGCCGGCGAGATGCGTCCCGAAACGTTCTTCCTGAAGCCCGATACGACCGGCCGCGCCTACTTCGCGCTGCCCGACCTGCAGCGCCCGCTGACCTATCAGGTGGAGGCTGCTCCCGCGGCAACGCCCTGGTACACGGTCACGCTACGTGAACGGCCGCTCGTGCGGCGCCTGCAACTGACGCTGCACTATCCGTCCTACGCCGGACTCCCTGCGCAGACGCTACCACCCGACGTCGGCAACGTCTCCGCCCTGCCCGGTACCCGGATTGAACTGCGGGTGCTGACCGGCGCCGCGCCCGTCGACTCCGCCCTGGTGCGCTTCGACGACGGCTCCGCCCTGGCGCTGACGGTCCGCGACAGCCTGGCGCAGGGCACCTTCACGCTGCACCGCGCCGGCCATTACTGGATCGAACTGCATGCACCGGGTGGCCTGACCAATCCCGAACCGGTGCGCTACACGCTGGAGCTGGTGCCCGACGACCCGCCCACCATCACGCTGCTGCAACCCGAAGCCACCTACACACTCGACGACGCCCTCCGGGCACCGCTGCAGGTGCGCGTGCACGACGACTTCGGCTTTACGGCGCTGCGGCTCTACTGGCGCCTGGCCGAAAGCACCTTCCGCACCCCGGAGACCGACTTTTCGAGCCGCCCCCTGCCGCTGACCACGCCGCGCCCGCTCGATCAGGAAATCCAGCAGCAATGGGATCTGCGTGCCGACGGGCTGGACCTCGTGCCCGGCGACGTGATCGAATACTACCTGCAGGTGTGGGACAACGACCGCGTCTCCGGCCCCAAGTCGGCCCGCACGCCGGTGCAGTACCTCCGGCTCCCTTCGCTGGCCGAGCGCTACGAGATGCTCGACGCCGCTCAGGACGACGTGGCCGAAGGGCTGGAGTCGGTGCGTGAGCAGGCCGAGCAGCTCCGCACCACCTTCCAGGAGCTACGCGAGACGATCCAGCGCACCCGTCAGGCCGGCTGGGAGGAGCAGCAGCAGGCCGAACAACTCCGCCGCCAGCAGGAAGCGCTCGAAGAGCAGGTCGAATCGCTCACCCGCCAGCTCGAACAGATCACCCGGGAAATGGCCACCAACCGGCTCGTAAGCGACGAGACGCTCGAGCTGTACCGGGAGCTGCAACGGGTGGTCGAGGAAATCCGGTCGCCGGAGCTGCGCGAAGCGCTGGAAAAACTCCAGGAAGCGCTACGCGCGCTCGATCTGCCCCGGCTGCTGGAAAACATGGAGGAGGTGGAATTCAACGAAGCCCAGTTCCGCGAGCGCATCGAGCGCGCGCTGGAGCTGTTCCAGCGCCTGCGTACGCAGCAACAACTGGAAGAAGCGGCCCGCCGCGCCGAGGAACTGGCCCGCCTGCAGGAACGCCTGGCCGAGCGCACCGCCGCACTCGAACGCCGGCAGCACGGCGAAACGGGCGAATCGTCCGCGTCTGACTCCACCGGCCACGTAGATCCCGAAGCGCTGGCCCGCCAGCAGGAACAGGCCAGCCAGGAAGCTCGCCGCCTCGAAGAACTGCTGGAAGAGACGCGCCGCCAGATGGAGGAGCTGCGCGGCATGCCGCGCCAGAGTATGGACTCGCTCCGGCAGGCGCTCCGCCGCCAGCAGCTTCCCGAACGCATGCAGCAGAATGCGCAGCAGCTCCGCCAGGGCAACTTCTCGGGCGCACGCCGGGAGCAGCAGCAGATGGAACAGCAACTGGAGCAACTGGCCGCCCGGCTGCAGCAGCTCGAGCAGCAGATGGAAGGCACCCAGCGACAGATCAACGCGGCCGGTCTACGTCAGGCCCTCCGGCACATCTTGTTGCTCTCGGAATCTCAAGAGACGCTCCGCAACGACATTCAGGCGCTGCGCACGGAGCAGGCCGCGGCGCCGATGGCCCGTCGCCAGGAGCAGCTGGTGCAGGGCACCCGTGTCGTTACCGACTCCCTGCGCCAGCTCGCCCGTCGCATTCCCCAGATGGACCGGGCCGTGCAGCAGACGGCCGGCGAGGCGCTCCAGGCCATGGACCAGGCGATCGGCGCACTGACCGAGGGCAGCGCCCGCATGGCGGGCAGCTACCAGACGGCCGCCATGATGCACCTGAACGAGCTGGCCCGCATGCTGGCCGACCTGCTCGATCAACTTCAGAACCAGCAGGCCATGGGCGGCCTGTCGCTGGAGCAGATGATCGAGCAACTGCAGCGCATGGCCGGCCAGCAGCAGCAGCTCAACGACCAGATCCAGCAGCTGCTCAACGACATCCAGGGCACGCGGCTGACCACCGATCAGCTCGAACGCATGCGCCAGCTCGCCCGCCAGCAGGAAGCCATCCGCCGCCAGCTCCAGCAGCTCGCCCGCGACCGGGAAGCGCGGCGCCGCCTGCTGGGCGACCTCGACGCCCTCGCCCGCCAGATGGAAGAGACCGTCCAGGAACTCCGGCGCGGCCAGATCAACCGGGAGACGATCGAGCGCCAGCGCCAGATCCTCATCCGCCTGCTCGAAGCCCAACACTCCATCCGCGAGCAGGAGCAGGAACGTCGCCGCCAGAGCCGTCCGGGCGAAGACGTCGTGCGCGAAAGCCCGCCCGAGCTGACCCCGCAGCAGGAGCTGGACCGCCTGCGCCGTGCCCTGATCGATGCCCTCGAAAGCGGCTACGCGCCCGACTACGAAGCGCTCATCAAGCGCTACTTCGAACTGCTCGAGCGCCTGCAACGCCAGCAGAACCGGCACTGAAGGAAACGGCGGCCTGTGGCGCCGAATCGCTTCGCGCCGTGGCGATCTTTTCAGATGCTTCCCGCTGTTCCTCCCGGCTGGCCTCTGGTTCTTCCTGCACCTGCCCCGCTTCCGGCGCAAACTGCAGGGTGATCAGCACCGGGAAATGGTCCGAACCCCAGTAAGGAAGCCGACGGAGTCGCCGAAGCCAGAAATGCTTGCTGTGAAAGACGTGATCCAGCGGCCAGCGCAGAAATGGCCAGCGTGCATGATAGGTATTGAAAAAGCCGCGTCCACGGCGTGGATCGAGCAGACCGCTGATGTGCTGAAACAACCGCGTCGTGGACGACCAGGCCACGTCGTTCAGATCACCGGCTACAATGACCGGCTCGCGGATTGCCTTCACTTCGCGCCCCACGACAAGCAGTTCGGCGTCTCGGGCCGTTGAAGTAAGGTCTTCCGTGGGCACCGGCGGCCTCGGATGCACGCCGTAAAACCACACCGGTACGCCATTGCGCAGCAGCACACGCGTACGGATAGACGGCACGTCTTCCTCGATCAGAAATCGAACTTCCGGACCGAGCAGCGTAAGCTTGCTGAAAAGTGCCATGCCATACGTGTTACGCTGCGGTTGCAGCACGGAAAACGAATAGGCTTTCGCAAGCGCCTGCTGCACCTGGTTCGTCCACCAGGCGTCGGTTTCGACCAGCAGAATCAGATCCGGATCGTATCTTCGAATCAGTGCAAGCAGGCGATCGACCGCGCGGTTCGTCATGAGCACATTGGCGACGAACAACGTCAGTTCGTCTGAGGGCCGGGGATGCTTCGTCGAAAGCACCTGCTTGCGAGCCAGCGGGGTGAACGGGAAAATGCGCCACCCCTGATAAATCAGACAGGCCAGCATGCCCAGTCCGGCGACGGCCTTCACTGCAAGCGGCCAACCGGTCCAGGGCCAGCTACACCCCAGCACGAGCGCCAGCACCGCCCACTGAATGCGGGGAAATTCAGTCACACGCACCCACCAGATCGTACTTTTCCAGAAGGGAAGCAGTGTGACGACGCCCACGATCAGGCTCAATCCAAGTACCAGCCCATCGCCCATGGTTTATTGCAACCGATAAAACTGTTTGCCGGCCAGCTGGCGCACCAGGCCTTTGAACTCGAGCTGTAGAAGATAGACCAGCGCCGTCGAAGGGTCCAGTCCGGTGCGCTCGCACAGCACGTCGATATGGATGGGCTCGGGCTCCAGGGCGTCGTAGAGCTGGCGCTCCAGCCCGCTCAGCGGCGGTGGCGGCGGCTCTGGCGCCGACGGCGCACTACCCAGGCCCAGGGCCTCCAGCACGTCGTCGGGCGAGCAGACGAGCCGGGCCAGGCTGTCGCGGACAAGCCGGTTGGGTCCGGCACTGGCCGGATTGTGAAGCGCACCCGGTATGGCCAGCACCTCGCGGTTCTGCTCGAGCGCCAGGCGGGCGGTGATGAGCGCGCCCCCGGTCTCGTAGGCTTCGACGATGAGCACGGCCCGGGCCAGTCCGCTGATCAGCCGATTGCGGCGGGGAAAGTTGGGCGCGTCGGGCGCCGCTCCCAGCGGAAACTCGGACAGCAATGCGCCCTGCGTCATGATGGCCCGGGCCAGTCGCTCGTGCCGCGACGGATAGATGCGGTCGACGCCGGAGCCCAGCACGGCCAGCGTACGCCCGCCGCCCTCCAGCGCGCCCCGATGCGCGGCCGCGTCGATGCCGTAGGCCAGGCCGCTAACCACGGTCACCCCCTCCCGCGCCAATGCGGCGGCGAACTGGCGGGCCGTGCGCAACCCGTAGTCCGTCGGACGCCGCGTGCCCACGATGGCCACGGCGTTGTCGTCGGCGGGCGTCAACTCTCCACGCACCCAGAGCAGCGCCGGGGGATCGTAGATCTGGCGAAGCAGCGGCGGGAAACGCTCGTCCCAGGCCGGAATCAGCGTGGCGCCGACCCGCTCGGCCCGCTCGAACTGCGCGTCCACGGCATCCCAGTCGTCGAAGGCCGCGATGCGGCGGGCCGTCTGCATGCCGATACCCGGCACCTGCACAAGCGCGGCAACCGGCGCGTGCAGGGCCGCCTGCGCCGAACCGAAGCGGGCCAGCAGCGCCCGAATGCGTCCGGGTCCTACGCCCGGCACCAGCGTCAGCGCCACCAGCGCCCGGAGTTCTTCGACGGGATCGTCGGGCGCGGCCCCGAACGCCCCGCCTTCGTCTTCATCGAAGAGAAAGGGCTCGGCCGTCACGATGGGCTTTTTGCATAAAGACCCCGCGTGGCGCGATCTGTTACGTGGCGGCCTCGGCTGCCGCCCGCAATTCCTGCAGCTGGCGCCAGAGTCCTTCCTTCAGCGCCTCCAGCCCGATCCGGGCCACGGCGCTGATCGGATAGATCGGCATGTCGTCGGGGAGTTCGGCCCTCACGGCCGCTACGCGGGCCTCGCGTTCATCCTCCGGCACCAGGTCCAGCTTGCTCAGCGCAACGGCGCGGGGCTTTTCGAGCAGGGTCGGATTGAACGCCTCCAGTTCACCCAGCAGCGTCCGGTAGACTCGCCCGGGCTCCTCCTCGACGATCGGGATGACGAACAGCAGGATGGCATTGCGCTCGATGTGCTTCAGAAAGCGGATGCCCAGCCCGCGCCCTTCGTGTGCGCCTTCGATAATACCGGGGAGATCGGCCATCACGAACGAGCGAAATTCACCCACGTACACCATGCCCAGCGCGGGCTCCAGCGTCGTGAACGGATAGTCGGCGATCTTCGGACGCGCCGCCGAAATCGAAGCGATCAGCGTACTCTTGCCGGCGTTCGGGAAGCCTACCAGCCCCACGTCGGCCAGCAGCTTCAGCTCCAGCGTGATGTTTTTCTCCTCGCCGGGTTCGCCGGGCTGCGCGTAGCGCGGCGCCTGATTCGTGGGAGATTTGAAGAAAGCGTTGCCCCGGCCGCCCCGGCCCCCTTTTGCCAGGAGCAGCCGCTGACCGGGCCGGAGCACCTCACCGATCACCTCGCCGGTCTCCGTGATCTTTGCCACCGTGCCGAGCGGCACCCGGATGATCACGTCGCGGCCGTCGCGACCTTTCTTGTTCTTGCCGGAGCCCGGCTGCCCGTCTTCGGCAAAGTGGTGCCGGTTGTAGCGCAGGTCCAGCAGCGTGTACAGGTTCGGATCGCCTTCCAGATAGACCGAACCGCCGTCGCCGCCGTCGCCGCCGGCCGGTCCCCCTTTCGGGACGTACTTCTCCCGCCGGAACGCGACGGCTCCGGCCCCGCCCTTTCCACTGCGCACCGTGATCGTTACGTAATCGACAAACTTCATTGCCTTCCCCTCATCGGTTTGGGTTTTTCTGAACGCCCGGCCTCCGCCGAAGTTTTGCCGAACCGTGCCGCTCCGGTTTCGTTGGACGACAGGTATGGGCACTCCGCGAAAACACGTCGTGATCTACACCGACGGGGCCTGCAGCGGCAACCCGGGCCCCGGCGGCTGGGCGGCCATTCTGCGCTACAATCAGCACGAAAAGGTGCTGCAGGGTGCCGAAGCGCACACGACGAACAACAGAATGGAATTAACAGCGGTGATCAAAGCGCTCCAGGCGCTGAAGGAGCCCTGCCGCGTGGACGTCTATACCGACAGTAACTACATCGTACGCGCCTTTCAGGAAGGATGGGTAGAACGCTGGCAACGTAACGGCTGGCGCACGGCCAGCAAGAAGCCCGTCGAAAACCAGGACCTGTGGCGGGCGCTGCTGGAACTCACCCGCCGACACGACGTGCGTTTTCTGAAAGTCAAAGGCCACGCCGACGACGCCCTGAACAACCGGGTGGACCGGCTGGCCGTCGAAGCCATGCGCCGTGGACAGACCGAAACCCCGGACTCGTCGGTTTCGGCGGTGAACGATTAGCTGATGCGTACGCTCTGGCTCCGGTTTTATGCCGTCCTGAACGATTTTCTACCCTCCCGCTGGAAACAGCGCACCTTCAAGCTGGGCTTTCTGGGGCGGCCCACGGTCCGGGAAATCCTCGTGCAGCTCAACGTGCCGCCTCCTGAAGTCGCGCTGATTCTGGCCGACGGATGTCCGGTCGATTTCGACTACCGGCCTGAAGAAGGCGAGCGACTGAGCTTCTACCCGATCTTCTACCGGCTGCTGCCGGCTGCGCCGCTGCATACGCTGCCGCCGGAGCGCCCGCCGCGCTTTCTGCTCGACACGCACCTGGGACGGCTGGCGCGCTACCTGCGCATGCTGGGCTTCGATGCCGAGCACCTGTCGGATCCCGATCCCGGCGATGCGGCGCTGGCCCGTCGGGCGGGCGACGACGGACGCGTGCTGCTGACGCGCGATCGACGATTGCTGGCCCGTAAGGCCGTGCGGTACGGCTACTTCGTGCGCGCCACCTCCCCTCGGGAACAACTGGCCGAAGTGCTGGACCGCTTCGAGCTGCACGAATTCGTCGATCCCTTCAGTCGCTGCATGTGCTGCAACGTGCCCCTGGAGCCCGTAGAAGCCGAAGCCGTGGCCGCCCAACTACCGCCGGGTATCCGTGCCCATTACACCGAGTTCTACCGCTGCCCCGCCTGCGGCCGTGTTTACTGGGAAGGGTCGCACCATGCCCGGATGCAGCGGCTGATCGATCAGGTTGTGCGCGGGAGTGGCTTCAGCGCCTCGCACTGACCGCGACCGGCCAGAGTTTCGACGAAAGCCTCGGCAAAGGCGATGGCTTTCGAGCGGGGTACCTCGACAAGCAGTTCGGTCTCGGCGTCGTAGCAGGTCTCGCGAATACGGGCGCCCATGCGTTCGATCAGGCGCATGACGGGCGCCGTGTCGTCGTAGGCAAAGCGCAACCGGAAAGGCACCGTGATGACGCGTTCGGCCACCGGCGCCAGATCCAGTGCCCGTGCGGCCGCCTCGCCATAAGCCCGGATCAGCCCGCCGCGTCCCAGTTTGGTCCCGCCGAAGTAGCGCGTCACCACCACCAGCGTGTTGGTCAGCCCGCGGGCTTCGATCTGGCGAAGAATGGGCAAGCCGGCCGTGCCCGATGGCTCGCCGTCGTCGCTGGCCCGGAACAGCTCGCCTTCCGGTCCCAGCCGGTAG from Rhodothermus marinus carries:
- a CDS encoding IMPACT family protein, with amino-acid sequence MNGSSGDTYRVVAGTARAELREKGSRFIAEVFPVETEEEAAAAIEAVRRREHAATHHCTAYRLGPEGELFRASDDGEPSGTAGLPILRQIEARGLTNTLVVVTRYFGGTKLGRGGLIRAYGEAAARALDLAPVAERVITVPFRLRFAYDDTAPVMRLIERMGARIRETCYDAETELLVEVPRSKAIAFAEAFVETLAGRGQCEALKPLPRTT
- the rnhA gene encoding ribonuclease HI yields the protein MGTPRKHVVIYTDGACSGNPGPGGWAAILRYNQHEKVLQGAEAHTTNNRMELTAVIKALQALKEPCRVDVYTDSNYIVRAFQEGWVERWQRNGWRTASKKPVENQDLWRALLELTRRHDVRFLKVKGHADDALNNRVDRLAVEAMRRGQTETPDSSVSAVND
- a CDS encoding Mut7-C RNAse domain-containing protein, giving the protein MRTLWLRFYAVLNDFLPSRWKQRTFKLGFLGRPTVREILVQLNVPPPEVALILADGCPVDFDYRPEEGERLSFYPIFYRLLPAAPLHTLPPERPPRFLLDTHLGRLARYLRMLGFDAEHLSDPDPGDAALARRAGDDGRVLLTRDRRLLARKAVRYGYFVRATSPREQLAEVLDRFELHEFVDPFSRCMCCNVPLEPVEAEAVAAQLPPGIRAHYTEFYRCPACGRVYWEGSHHARMQRLIDQVVRGSGFSASH